A section of the Oryzias melastigma strain HK-1 linkage group LG14, ASM292280v2, whole genome shotgun sequence genome encodes:
- the LOC112138702 gene encoding uncharacterized protein LOC112138702, with translation MDRYRRQVRLRRDSGFPKNRDTPLKPTRRRRDRKRRLLPSKHFDTLVEESEDGGTSLSAGRRAGAVLANSAPPHHSSVSHFKPQKKTATPVGHQNLSQTSTANIKASPVLQSFGAGGTPESVTSCSMETNSTFNSEENGDSRSSSTSAISSSYPSPEIFRREMETQTFLNREEILAINCKIKNSTLLDVSHAESIHTYHPPNMSTILDASTHVAENNSEISHHQETPTENKSPGMKSSQNFVERRSIVYRKRVSFKSPIISEPLNEKDVPSPSAINDTISKLSRAPEWMTPDAQTPTMDEISPEKEITVRLKRPVETDTEKAMFFNFASNSERDAAFKNMRDRSSKLRCSFYFPFTVHTQCPICNNSKSELTWS, from the exons ATGGATCGATACAGACGCCAGGTTCGACTCCGTCGTGACAGTGGCTTTCCCAAAAATCGAGACACTCCACTGAAACCGACACGCAGGAGACGAGACC GAAAAAGGAGACTTCTCCCGAGCAAACATTTTGACACCTTAGTGGAGGAAAGTGAAGATGGTGGCACGAGCTTGTCCGCAGGTAGACGCGCAGGCGCAGTATTG GCCAACTCTGCACCTCCCCATCACAGTTCTGTGTCACACTTCAAACCTCAGAAAAAAACGGCAACACCTGTTGGTCATCAGAATCTCTCACAAACAAGCACTGCAAACATTAAAGCTTCTCCAGTACTTCAGTCTTTCGGAGCTGGAGGAACACCAGAAAGTGTGACGTCTTGCAGCATGGAAACAAACTCAACGttcaactcagaggagaatggcGACAGTAGATCCTCCTCTACCTCTGCAATCTCAAGCAGTTATCCTTCCCCAGAGATCTTCAGGAGAGAAA TGGAAACACAGACTTTCCTTAACAGAGAGGAGATTCTTGCGATCAACTGTAAGATCAAAAACTCCACCCTGCTGGATGTGAGCCATGCTGAGAGCATCCACACTTATCACCCACCGAACATGTCCACTATTTTAG atgCATCCACACATGTTGCAGAAAATAACAGTGAAATCAG CCACCATCAGGAAACTCCCACTGAAA ATAAATCTCCTGGGATGAAAAgttcacaaaat ttTGTTGAGAGAAGGTCAATAGTGTACAGGAAAAGAGTATCATTTAAAAGCCCCATCATTTCAGAGCCTCTGAATGAAAAAGATGTCCCATCACCCTCAGCCATAAATGACACCATCAGTAAACTATCCAGAGCTCCTGAGTGGATGACACCAGATGCACAGACGCCCACAATGGATGAAATCAGCCCTGAAAAAGAAATAACTGTGAGGCTAAAAAGGCCTGTAGAGACTGATACTGAGAAAGCCATGTTCTTCAACTTTGCCAGCAACAGTGAAAGGGATGCTGCCTTTAAGAACATGAGAGATAGAAGCTCCAAACTTAGATGCtccttttattttccctttacGGTTCACACCCAATGCCCTATATGCAATAATAGCAAATCTGAGTTAACTTGGAGTTAA